A region of Anopheles merus strain MAF chromosome 2R, AmerM5.1, whole genome shotgun sequence DNA encodes the following proteins:
- the LOC121589661 gene encoding putative gustatory receptor 28b, with protein sequence MSHDVAITKAVLVLIKCFGQLYGILPLASKTFTFEQCRPVLWYSRTIALLLMVIYPCAYTVLLTDHEFPILALSYYLVMLQFTLNYIIVGVLYLHVLFDPTPLLHVLNELIERTRALLRHIYPPAGESPVGRRLFFKTVAIDLLQSFTWYGTFIWLQRKFGATYMLAFWLNSIAVMQIVAALNILLATLLWGAFLYRLINERVRTVIGNLLQLDDADRQVRDSATGRERRFICNHIYLQLTILRTHHSALTKCIQNIVEFYNMPLALIMLYQFLIIISEIFYAYTSIVQDIKNDVDVPLGTYMSSILFALFEAIQFYYIVSASSEITEEAEKTGVLLNEFLPTDPNPRVERCIESFAIELLHEDFKINNCGMYDVDYTLMFSLFR encoded by the exons ATGTCGCACGATGTCGCCATTACGAAAGCGGTGCTGGTGCTTATCAAGTGCTTTGGGCAGCTGTATGGGATTTTACCACTCGCGTCCAAAACGTTTACGTTCGAACAATGCCGCCCAGTGCTCTGGTACAGCCGAACGATCGCGCTGCTACTGATGGTGATCTATCCTTGCGCCTATACCGTACTGCTCACGGATCACGAATTTCCGATCCTTGCGCTCAGCTACTATCTCGTCATGCTTCAGTTCACGCTCAACTACATCATCGTGGGTGTGCTGTATCTGCACGTACTGTTCGACCCTACGCCACTGTTGCACGTGCTCAATGAGCTGATCGAACGGACGCGTGCTCTGCTCCGGCACATCTACCCCCCGGCCGGAGAGTCGCCGGTGGGGCGGCGGCTTTTTTTCAAAACCGTCGCGATCGATTTGCTGCAATCCTTCACGTGGTATGGAACATTTATCTGGCTGCAGCGCAAGTTCGGTGCCACCTATATGCTCGCCTTTTGGTTAAATTCGATCGCCGTGATGCAGATTGTCGCTGCGCTTAACATACTCCTAGCGACCCTCCTCTGGGGAGCGTTTCTCTATCGGCTGATAAACGAACGGGTACGAACCGTCATCGGCAATCTGCTGCAGCTGGATGACGCCGACCGACAGGTCCGAGACAGTGCCACCGGCCGCGAAAGACGATTCATTTGCAACCACATCTACTTGCAACTCACCATTCTGCGCACTCATCACAGTGCGCTTACCAAGTGTATTCAAAACATTGTCGAGTTCTACAACATGCCACTAGCACTAATAATGCTGTATCaatttttgattattatttctgAG ATATTCTACGCGTATACGTCGATCGTGCAAGACATCAAAAACGATGTGGATGTGCCTCTGGGAACGTACATGAGCTCTATACTGTTTGCCCTGTTTGAAGCTATCCAATTTTACTACATCGTATCAGCCAGTTCTGAAATTACCGAAGAG GCAGAAAAAACCGGCGTGCTGCTAAACGAGTTTCTACCAACCGATCCAAACCCAAGAGTGGAACGATGC ATTGAATCGTTCGCTATCGAGCTGTTACACGAAGACTTCAAGATCAATAACTGTGGCATGTACGATGTTGACTACACGTTGATGTTTTCG
- the LOC121603719 gene encoding putative gustatory receptor 28a isoform X2, with product MARKGVLTIGERCCIWLLMVGGVLPFQYVVSTNRFVQSTFYYRGCIVGTVLYAMLGPWLYWISVTRILHPDSQLNQYMIVVQFFCMYVVILTSRLKTLSNRERLCQLLNALLALREQVLQGPAKATTTFQQGLARSLLTKLIVFDLGMMVLSAAFFRTFIELKQSLIYSILGVCNLLQVSSMNIAVNLLMFVMYSGTTIYVRINAHCNDLVYGSKAPNEIVRLYLMHTEASLVVQSIVEVISIPILLLSVWYFFIIVFSIFYTYTSLVQDLEAGSTNALRNIINPLAFFISEVGQVYFMVSSSATFSRHARQIIPCLSMYTGRITDVPGDRAIELLTIEYLNRDYAIRIKGLFTIDNTMLFGIVASTTSYMIILVQYYLQE from the exons ATGGCGCGGAAAGGTGTGCTGACCATTGGGGAACGGTGTTGTATCTGGTTGCTGATGGTGGGCGGAGTGTTGCCGTTTCAGTACGTCGTTTCGACGAATCGGTTTGTACAGAGCACTTTCTACTACCGGGGCTGCATTGTGGGAACGGTGCTGTACGCCATGCTGGGACCGTGGTTGTATTGGATCTCAGTAACGCGAATATTGCATCCGGATTCGCAGCTCAACCAATACATGATTGTGGTGCAGTTTTTCTGCATGTACGTCGTAATACTAACGTCACGCTTGAAAACGCTTTCGAACCGTGAAAGACTGTGCCAGCTGCTAAACGCGCTGCTGGCGCTGCGAGAGCAGGTACTGCAAGGACCAGCGAAGGCTACTACTACCTTTCAGCAGGGTTTGGCACGAAGCCTGCTCACGAAACTGATCGTATTCGATCTCGGCATGATGGTGCTAAGTGCAGCGTTCTTTCGCACATTTATAGAGCTGAAACAATCGTTGATTTATTCGATTTTAGGAGTTTGCAATCTGCTGCAAGTCAGCAGCATGAACATTGCTGTTAATTTGCTCATGTTTGTGATGTACAGTGGCACTACCATCTACGTACGCATCAATGCACACTGTAACGATCTGGTGTACGGTTCGAAGGCTCCGAATGAGATCGTTCGGCTGTATCTGATGCACACGGAGGCGTCGCTCGTTGTGCAGAGTATCGTCGAGGTCATCAGCATACCGATACTGCTGTTGAGCGTGTGGTACTTTTTCATCATCGTATTCTCG ATTTTCTACACCTACACCAGCCTTGTGCAGGATCTTGAAGCTGGCTCGACGAATGCACTGCGCAATATAATCAACCCACTGGCGTTCTTTATAAGTGAAGTGGGACAGGTGTACTTTATGGTGTCGAGCTCGGCTACGTTTAGTCGGCATGCGCGTCAAATCATACCGTGTCTCAGCATGTACACTGGCCGAATTACGGATGTACCGGGCGATCGTGCG ATCGAGCTACTGACGATCGAGTACTTAAACCGAGACTATGCGATACGCATTAAAGGACTGTTTACCATCGACAACACGATGCTGTTTGGT ATCGTTGCCAGTACCACCAGCTACATGATTATTTTAGTACAATACTACCTGCAGGAATGA
- the LOC121603719 gene encoding uncharacterized protein LOC121603719 isoform X1 — translation MARKGVLTIGERCCIWLLMVGGVLPFQYVVSTNRFVQSTFYYRGCIVGTVLYAMLGPWLYWISVTRILHPDSQLNQYMIVVQFFCMYVVILTSRLKTLSNRERLCQLLNALLALREQVLQGPAKATTTFQQGLARSLLTKLIVFDLGMMVLSAAFFRTFIELKQSLIYSILGVCNLLQVSSMNIAVNLLMFVMYSGTTIYVRINAHCNDLVYGSKAPNEIVRLYLMHTEASLVVQSIVEVISIPILLLSVWYFFIIVFSIFYTYTSLVQDLEAGSTNALRNIINPLAFFISEVGQVYFMVSSSATFSRHARQIIPCLSMYTGRITDVPGDRAIELLTIEYLNRDYAIRIKGLFTIDNTMLFGVSMPKLQRRGQWMSVKRVGLCLYRSLPVPPAT, via the exons ATGGCGCGGAAAGGTGTGCTGACCATTGGGGAACGGTGTTGTATCTGGTTGCTGATGGTGGGCGGAGTGTTGCCGTTTCAGTACGTCGTTTCGACGAATCGGTTTGTACAGAGCACTTTCTACTACCGGGGCTGCATTGTGGGAACGGTGCTGTACGCCATGCTGGGACCGTGGTTGTATTGGATCTCAGTAACGCGAATATTGCATCCGGATTCGCAGCTCAACCAATACATGATTGTGGTGCAGTTTTTCTGCATGTACGTCGTAATACTAACGTCACGCTTGAAAACGCTTTCGAACCGTGAAAGACTGTGCCAGCTGCTAAACGCGCTGCTGGCGCTGCGAGAGCAGGTACTGCAAGGACCAGCGAAGGCTACTACTACCTTTCAGCAGGGTTTGGCACGAAGCCTGCTCACGAAACTGATCGTATTCGATCTCGGCATGATGGTGCTAAGTGCAGCGTTCTTTCGCACATTTATAGAGCTGAAACAATCGTTGATTTATTCGATTTTAGGAGTTTGCAATCTGCTGCAAGTCAGCAGCATGAACATTGCTGTTAATTTGCTCATGTTTGTGATGTACAGTGGCACTACCATCTACGTACGCATCAATGCACACTGTAACGATCTGGTGTACGGTTCGAAGGCTCCGAATGAGATCGTTCGGCTGTATCTGATGCACACGGAGGCGTCGCTCGTTGTGCAGAGTATCGTCGAGGTCATCAGCATACCGATACTGCTGTTGAGCGTGTGGTACTTTTTCATCATCGTATTCTCG ATTTTCTACACCTACACCAGCCTTGTGCAGGATCTTGAAGCTGGCTCGACGAATGCACTGCGCAATATAATCAACCCACTGGCGTTCTTTATAAGTGAAGTGGGACAGGTGTACTTTATGGTGTCGAGCTCGGCTACGTTTAGTCGGCATGCGCGTCAAATCATACCGTGTCTCAGCATGTACACTGGCCGAATTACGGATGTACCGGGCGATCGTGCG ATCGAGCTACTGACGATCGAGTACTTAAACCGAGACTATGCGATACGCATTAAAGGACTGTTTACCATCGACAACACGATGCTGTTTGGTGTAAGTATGCCTAAGCTTCAGCGCCGTGGGCAATGGATGTCGGTAAAGCGTGTGGGCCTGTGTCTTTACAGATCGTTGCCAGTACCACCAGCTACATGA
- the LOC121589693 gene encoding uncharacterized protein LOC121589693, with the protein MNVSKWSERLERCMWSFLLACGTFPLRFDAAGPGRFFTSRKRALYCIGITVVYAVLSPALMYLIYEHERMANLVYLVSMLNAAQLSFIYLFMIVVNVRMLSKAQGLASTLNALFAIRNTILQQWHCRVLSREYGKLLLYKVLAIDMALLLFSLIMYYVTQDEVPTGAEVVVGVTFSVFRYVFTALVNLYLVGLMIVSFIQASINAKLTSLVDRSEEQKTSTIREVYMVHCENAQLEKQFMAIMDLPVLLLNGWYFYMIVVSVYYMYTSTMLEVRRGFGVEDIAKYFNSVTFFLYLAVQLYYMMSIPSQYTERSKKMLSILGAINHRS; encoded by the exons ATGAACGTGAGCAAGTGGTCCGAACGGTTGGAAAGGTGTATGTGGTCCTTTCTACTAGCATGCGGCACATTTCCATTGCGATTTGATGCCGCCGGACCGGGACGATTCTTCACCAGCCGCAAACGTGCGCTGTACTGCATCGGAATAACCGTGGTGTATGCCGTCCTTAGTCCTGCCCTAATGTATCTCATTTACGAGCATGAACGGATGGCAAACCTGGTTTACCTGGTGAGCATGCTGAACGCGGCGCAGCTAAGCTTCATCTATCTGTTCATGATCGTGGTCAACGTGAGGATGCTAAGCAAAGCGCAGGGTCTCGCCTCAACGCTGAATGCATTGTTCGCGATACGCAATACCATCCTGCAGCAGTGGCACTGTCGTGTCCTGAGCCGGGAGTACGGCAAACTGCTTCTTTACAAAGTTCTTGCGATCGATATGGCACTGTTGCTCTTTTCGCTGATCATGTACTACGTCACGCAGGATGAAGTTCCCACCGGAGCGGAAGTGGTGGTGGGTGTAACCTTTTCCGTGTTTCGGTACGTATTCACGGCGCTGGTAAACCTATACTTGGTGGGGCTGATGATCGTGAGCTTCATTCAAGCATCGATCAACGCGAAGCTGACGAGCCTGGTCGATCGGTCGGAGGAACAAAAGACATCAACGATACGCGAGGTGTACATGGTGCACTGTGAAAACGCACAGCTGGAGAAACAGTTTATGGCGATCATGGATCTGCCGGTGCTGCTTCTCAACGGTTGGTACTTCTACATGATCGTGGTGTCG GTTTATTACATGTACACCTCAACGATGCTGGAAGTGAGGCGCGGGTTTGGCGTAGAGGACATTGCGAAGTACTTCAACTCGGTAACATTTTTCCTCTATCTGGCCGTTCAGCTGTACTACATGATGTCGATACCGTCACAGTATACGGAACGATCGAAGAAAATGCTGTCCATTCTGGGCGCCATAAATCACCGCTCATAG
- the LOC121603728 gene encoding uncharacterized protein LOC121603728, with the protein MKLFLLSAFFFLASFQAAQALRCMQGTEIVLPSDDSAEKDKDKVPEFTECSILTTGASAASLLVLKPNTATLPSTDYKCYHLRIEESESKKATIVKGCIYKAQNVCDGKFKVDTVREVFCSQCDQDECNSAHRFASNWKILSLTLFTILCLFMK; encoded by the exons ATGAAACTGTTCCTGCTGAGCGCCTTTTTCTTCCTGGCCAGCTTCCAGG ctgcTCAAGCCCTGCGTTGTATGCAGGGAACCGAGATCGTTCTGCCCTCGGATGACAGCGCCGAAAAGGACAAAGACAAGGTGCCCGAATTCACCGAATGTTCCATACTTACTACGGGCGCGTCGGCCGCCTCCCTGCTGGTGCTGAAGCCCAACACGGCCACCCTACCCTCCACCGACTACAAGTGCTATCACCTGCGCATTGAGGAGTCCGAATCGAAGAAGGCGACGATTGTGAAGGGCTGCATCTACAAGGCGCAGAATGTGTGCGACGGCAAGTTCAAGGTGGACACGGTCCGCGAGGTGTTCTGCAGCCAGTGCGACCAGGATGAGTGTAATTCGGCCCACCGGTTCGCTTCCAACTGGAAGATCCTCAGCCTCACCCTCTTCACCATCCTGTGCCTGTTCATGAAGTAA
- the LOC121603729 gene encoding uncharacterized protein LOC121603729, producing the protein MTHFRQILAGVLVLCIVQNAASLSCYSCDHTESESMCEENLVECDASMASLGMVRVAAFKPTIQIIQSPAMRCFELVVQDNDNTLRARGCSYDTVDVCPGEVRIGVQTGCRWCNEHDGCNSAGSFKASVLVIASLLVVGVLQKVFQ; encoded by the exons ATGACTCATTTCAGGCAAATTCTCGCGGGTGTTTTAGTGTTGTGCATCGTACAAAATG CTGCTTCCCTTTCCTGCTACTCCTGTGACCACACGGAAAGTGAAAGTATGTGTGAGGAAAATCTGGTCGAGTGTGATGCCAGCATGGCCTCCCTCGGCATGGTAAGGGTGGCCGCCTTCAAGCCGACGATTCAGATCATCCAGTCGCCGGCAATGCGCTGCTTCGAGCTGGTGGTCCAAGATAATGACAATACTCTGAGGGCACGCGGTTGCTCCTACGATACGGTTGACGTTTGTCCGGGCGAGGTCCGCATCGGTGTGCAGACGGGCTGCCGATGGTGCAACGAGCATGACGGATGCAATTCGGCCGGTAGCTTCAAGGCCAGCGTGCTCGTGATTGCCAGCCTGTTGGTGGTCGGAGTGCTGCAAAAGGTTTTCCAATAA